The proteins below are encoded in one region of Drosophila santomea strain STO CAGO 1482 chromosome 2R, Prin_Dsan_1.1, whole genome shotgun sequence:
- the LOC120446775 gene encoding proteoglycan 4 isoform X2: MDYRAMNESCQCPRCRCEIRLPNQPMPCQQKCFPEKYVMRGSEQRPSWQKRSDPQEVFQNFSQRNPQTLSRESAQIWSFQPPPNCFCGQQPPSRAQPNYSQQFSKEYSQQFLPSPTQQCTQQSPCISCCGQQNRQNCFQPPCANWLRPCCVTHEVGVQTDEVECDIEIKPEYIAITDFTTKEVEVKHRTGKTETIIETVQSVTHFPVTETQYLRDTDKAIEDDVVPNGVPNRAMRNSELQPMLESIRAKVPKSERKSTMEELVYHEYAKSERDFNDPKATVEKTILKDLPEPQSKSRPPSYTPPSSRQPSGDTSQPRSVNDEPKATVGKTMFKDKSPVDSPDSPQSKSRSSSYIQPPSRLHNEDQSQAPLPRAISSISQEDPPLVKDEDESDSSSTDIDAHEHKDSIEKEKIVVPAGSDIVSTVHVKVTNRKEASVKQHHDREPKKTAIFESSVSQVLIKKKPEEKKPEEKKPEVKKPEEKKPKRPPPKVEVKLGYPPNDLVCRYANPPVCRPTSGSTRCPRPQSISCNKCPSCPPCPPSTRQCDPIYGFGSTCVGYYCL, translated from the exons ATGGACTACAGAGCGATGAATGAATCCTGCCAATGTCCACGGTGTCGGTGTGAAATTCGTTTGCCCAATCAGCCGATGCCCTGCCAACAGAAATGTTTCCCGGAGAAATATGTGATGCGTGGTTCGGAGCAACGTCCTAGCTGGCAGAAGAGATCAGATCCTCAGGAAGTTTTTCAGAATTTTTCCCAAAGAAATCCTCAAACACTTTCTCGGGAATCTGCTCAGATTTGGAGTTTCCAGCCTCCTCCAAACTGTTTCTGTGGGCAGCAACCTCCGTCGAGAGCTCAGCCAAACTATTCTCAGCAATTTTCCAAGGAATATTCCCAGCAGTTTTTACCCAGTCCTACTCAGCAGTGTACCCAGCAATCTCCTTGCATTTCTTGTTGTGGCCAACAAAATCGGCAGAACTGCTTTCAGCCACCCTGTGCAAACTGGTTAAGACCGTGTTGCGTAACCCACGAAGTTGGCGTTCAAACGGACGAGGTGGAGTGCGATATCGAGATCAAGCCGGAGTACATCGCGATCACCGACTTCACCACAAAGGAGGTGGAGGTGAAGCATCGCACTGGGAAGACGGAGACTATCATCGAAACGGTTCAGTCTGTCACCCATTTCCCAGTGACGGAAACTCAGTACCTTAGGGATACTGACAAGGCCATAGAAGATGATGTGGTTCCCAATGGAGTTCCCAATCGAGCCATGAGGAACTCCGAGCTGCAGCCCATGCTGGAGTCGATTAGGGCGAAGGTGCCAAAATCTGAGCGTAAAAGTACAATGGAGGAGCTAGTCTACCATGAGTATGCGAAGAGCGAGCGCGACTTTAATGACCCTAAGGCCACGGTAGAGAAGACTATCCTCAAGGACTTGCCCGAACCCCAATCGAAATCCAGACCGCCCAGCTATACACCACCTTCTTCCCGACAGCCCAGCGGGGATACATCCCAACCAAGGTCAGTAAATGACGAGCCTAAAGCGACGGTAGGGAAGACAATGTTCAAGGATAAGAGCCCGGTGGACTCGCCCGACTCGCCCCAATCGAAATCCAGATCATCCAGCTATATTCAGCCTCCTTCCCGACTGCACAACGAGGATCAATCCCAGGCACCACTACCAAGAGCCATTTCTTCGATTTCGCAGGAAGACCCACCACTTGTCAAGGATGAAGATGAAAG TGACAGCAGTTCGACAGATATCGATGCACATGAACATAAGGACTCAATAGAGAAGGAGAAGATAGTTGTACCCGCCGGCTCTGACATCGTGAGTACCGTGCATGTGAAGGTCACGAATAGAAAGGAGGCATCAGTGAAGCAACATCATGACCGGGAGCCCAAGAAAACGGCGATCTTCGAGAGCAGCGTGTCCCAGGTGCTGATAAAGAAAAAACCGGAAGAAAAAAAACCTGAGGAAAAAAAGCCGGAAGTGAAAAAGccagaagaaaaaaaaccgAAGCGCCCACCACCCAAAGTTGAAGTGAAGCTGGGCTATCCGCCAAACGACTTGGTCTGCAGATACGCCAATCCTCCGGTATGCAGACCCACCAGCGGCAGCACCAGATGTCCTCGTCCGCAGTCCATCTCCTGCAATAAATGTCCTTCCTGTCCTCCATGTCCGCCCAGCACAAGACAATGCGATCCCATCTACGGTTTTGGCAGCACGTGTGTCGGATACTATTGTCTATAA
- the LOC120446080 gene encoding chromobox protein homolog 1 yields MSWQFHDFQHCQRKNCIPLNIPIFTGESSKTNLSRRVFPKKQKMDSNGFSRGLQAEKILSAFTDANGTTMFNIKFKDSPVVEQLPASDANRRIPHMVIEFYWDHLSLPLKTEKGEAAKGESQRG; encoded by the exons ATGTCATGGCAATTTCACGACTTCCAACACTGCCAGAGAAAGAATTGCATTCCACTAAACATTCCAATCTTCACAGGCGAGTCTTCTAAGACGAATCTTTCCAGGCGAGTCTTCCCAAAGAAACAG AAAATGGACAGCAACGGATTCTCTCGAGGACTGCAGGCTGAAAAAATACTCTCTGCGTTTACGGATGCAAACGGAACCACGATGTTCAACATCAAGTTCAAGGACTCACCAGTGGTGGAGCAGCTTCCCGCTTCCGACGCCAATAGGCGCATACCACACATGGTGATCGAGTTCTACTGGGACCACCTATCCCTGCCCCTCAAAACCGAGAAAGGGGAAGCCGCGAAGGGGGAGAGCCAAAGAGGAtga
- the LOC120446819 gene encoding proteasome subunit beta type-5, translating into MALEAICGMNKMPFMRRFDDVQSEWQKEQLREATSNFANPYELMAPPFERPAENLPKILAHCGIRMDFDHGTTTLGFKYRGGVILCADSRATSGQYIGSQTMRKIVELNDYMLGTLAGGAADCVYWDRVLAKECRLHQLRYRKRMTVDTAARIICNISTEYKGMGLVMGMMLAGFDDEGPKLIYVDSEGMRSHGQVFSVGSGSPYALGVLDTGYRHDLSDQEAYDLARRAIYHATSKDAYSGGIVRLYHINSEGWRNVCNTDCSDLHDSYCAFGCPGNEKDDQNAGGPGRDLPCSSGWTKKKITEDNLQTKLATV; encoded by the exons ATGGCCCTGGAAGCGATTTGTGGCATGAATAAGATGCCCTTCATGCGGCGCTTCGATGATGTGCAGTCCGAGTGgcagaaggagcagctgcGCGAGGCCACCAGTAATTTTGCCAATCCCTATGAGCTGATGGCGCCTCCCTTCGAAAGG CCCGCCGAGAATCTGCCCAAAATCCTGGCGCATTGTGGCATTCGCATGGACTTTGACCACGGCACCACCACACTGGGCTTCAAGTACCGCGGCGGAGTGATTCTGTGTGCCGATTCCAGAGCCACCTCTGGCCAGTACATTGGATCCCAGACGATGCGGAAAATAGTGGAGCTGAATGACTATATGCTGGGCACCCTGGCCGGAGGAGCCGCGGATTGCGTCTACTGGGATCGGGTGCTGGCCAAGGAGTGCCGGCTGCACCAGCTGCGCTATCGGAAACGCATGACCGTGGACACGGCTGCCCGGATCATCTGCAACATATCCACGGAGTACAAGGGCATGGGTCTGGTGATGGGCATGATGCTGGCCGGTTTCGATGACGAGGGTCCCAAGCTGATTTACGTGGACTCCGAGGGCATGCGGTCCCATGGTCAGGTCTTCTCCGTGGGCAGCGGTTCTCCGTATGCTCTCGGCGTCTTGGACACCGGCTACCGGCATGATCTCTCCGATCAGGAGGCCTATGACCTGGCCAGACGAGCCATTTACCATGCCACCAGCAAGGATGCCTATTCCGGCGGCATCGTGCGTCTCTACCACATCAATTCGGAGGGCTGGCGAAATGTCTGCAACACGGACTGCTCCGATCTCCATGATTCGTATTGCGCATTTGGTTGTCCGGGCAACGAGAAGGATGACCAAAACGCAGGCGGTCCTGGCAGGGATTTGCCCTGTTCCAGTGGCTggacgaagaagaaaattaCCGAAGACAATTTGCAGACCAAGCTGGCAACGGTATGA
- the LOC120446775 gene encoding proteoglycan 4 isoform X1 has translation MDYRAMNESCQCPRCRCEIRLPNQPMPCQQKCFPEKYVMRGSEQRPSWQKRSDPQEVFQNFSQRNPQTLSRESAQIWSFQPPPNCFCGQQPPSRAQPNYSQQFSKEYSQQFLPSPTQQCTQQSPCISCCGQQNRQNCFQPPCANWLRPCCVTHEVGVQTDEVECDIEIKPEYIAITDFTTKEVEVKHRTGKTETIIETVQSVTHFPVTETQYLRDTDKAIEDDVVPNGVPNRAMRNSELQPMLESIRAKVPKSERKSTMEELVYHEYAKSERDFNDPKATVEKTILKDLPEPQSKSRPPSYTPPSSRQPSGDTSQPRSVNDEPKATVGKTMFKDKSPVDSPDSPQSKSRSSSYIQPPSRLHNEDQSQAPLPRAISSISQEDPPLVKDEDESSDSSSTDIDAHEHKDSIEKEKIVVPAGSDIVSTVHVKVTNRKEASVKQHHDREPKKTAIFESSVSQVLIKKKPEEKKPEEKKPEVKKPEEKKPKRPPPKVEVKLGYPPNDLVCRYANPPVCRPTSGSTRCPRPQSISCNKCPSCPPCPPSTRQCDPIYGFGSTCVGYYCL, from the exons ATGGACTACAGAGCGATGAATGAATCCTGCCAATGTCCACGGTGTCGGTGTGAAATTCGTTTGCCCAATCAGCCGATGCCCTGCCAACAGAAATGTTTCCCGGAGAAATATGTGATGCGTGGTTCGGAGCAACGTCCTAGCTGGCAGAAGAGATCAGATCCTCAGGAAGTTTTTCAGAATTTTTCCCAAAGAAATCCTCAAACACTTTCTCGGGAATCTGCTCAGATTTGGAGTTTCCAGCCTCCTCCAAACTGTTTCTGTGGGCAGCAACCTCCGTCGAGAGCTCAGCCAAACTATTCTCAGCAATTTTCCAAGGAATATTCCCAGCAGTTTTTACCCAGTCCTACTCAGCAGTGTACCCAGCAATCTCCTTGCATTTCTTGTTGTGGCCAACAAAATCGGCAGAACTGCTTTCAGCCACCCTGTGCAAACTGGTTAAGACCGTGTTGCGTAACCCACGAAGTTGGCGTTCAAACGGACGAGGTGGAGTGCGATATCGAGATCAAGCCGGAGTACATCGCGATCACCGACTTCACCACAAAGGAGGTGGAGGTGAAGCATCGCACTGGGAAGACGGAGACTATCATCGAAACGGTTCAGTCTGTCACCCATTTCCCAGTGACGGAAACTCAGTACCTTAGGGATACTGACAAGGCCATAGAAGATGATGTGGTTCCCAATGGAGTTCCCAATCGAGCCATGAGGAACTCCGAGCTGCAGCCCATGCTGGAGTCGATTAGGGCGAAGGTGCCAAAATCTGAGCGTAAAAGTACAATGGAGGAGCTAGTCTACCATGAGTATGCGAAGAGCGAGCGCGACTTTAATGACCCTAAGGCCACGGTAGAGAAGACTATCCTCAAGGACTTGCCCGAACCCCAATCGAAATCCAGACCGCCCAGCTATACACCACCTTCTTCCCGACAGCCCAGCGGGGATACATCCCAACCAAGGTCAGTAAATGACGAGCCTAAAGCGACGGTAGGGAAGACAATGTTCAAGGATAAGAGCCCGGTGGACTCGCCCGACTCGCCCCAATCGAAATCCAGATCATCCAGCTATATTCAGCCTCCTTCCCGACTGCACAACGAGGATCAATCCCAGGCACCACTACCAAGAGCCATTTCTTCGATTTCGCAGGAAGACCCACCACTTGTCAAGGATGAAGATGAAAG TAGTGACAGCAGTTCGACAGATATCGATGCACATGAACATAAGGACTCAATAGAGAAGGAGAAGATAGTTGTACCCGCCGGCTCTGACATCGTGAGTACCGTGCATGTGAAGGTCACGAATAGAAAGGAGGCATCAGTGAAGCAACATCATGACCGGGAGCCCAAGAAAACGGCGATCTTCGAGAGCAGCGTGTCCCAGGTGCTGATAAAGAAAAAACCGGAAGAAAAAAAACCTGAGGAAAAAAAGCCGGAAGTGAAAAAGccagaagaaaaaaaaccgAAGCGCCCACCACCCAAAGTTGAAGTGAAGCTGGGCTATCCGCCAAACGACTTGGTCTGCAGATACGCCAATCCTCCGGTATGCAGACCCACCAGCGGCAGCACCAGATGTCCTCGTCCGCAGTCCATCTCCTGCAATAAATGTCCTTCCTGTCCTCCATGTCCGCCCAGCACAAGACAATGCGATCCCATCTACGGTTTTGGCAGCACGTGTGTCGGATACTATTGTCTATAA
- the LOC120446789 gene encoding uncharacterized protein LOC120446789, with protein sequence MMSIHRLLMNKCTRYGHVLRPSMRIPRRTSTSSGHHLSAALQVRHGSQAPRKDVPMLQISPGKKLDIEVDFIVAKDKPHQVSLPTMIYFYSPLSRLTTKMALLRLKLLWDWDFSEQKFIENSRQAAAVFTDFVRRRRNRNVERCSTPMGFKQIKHDLLDDPPDWRLKMMRFEKEHFRRAIPLKVQLLRHYDHRFAFLDVVFVALRRSNDFRSPAELSEMTELLKEYVDPAQLRVPHPLIFAEVFMRFRRDYSVETTKMGNVRDNNRCMGQWLVSTYKVVRFDILNQHPLFDIPEFQEWMPPVLPRMGRSFE encoded by the coding sequence ATGATGAGTATACACCGGTTGCTGATGAACAAGTGCACTCGCTACGGTCATGTGCTGCGCCCTTCGATGCGGATTCCCCGGCGGACTTCGACCTCATCGGGACATCACCTGAGTGCTGCCCTCCAAGTGCGTCATGGCTCCCAGGCGCCTCGAAAGGATGTGCCCATGCTGCAAATAAGTCCCGGTAAGAAACTGGACATCGAGGTGGACTTTATTGTGGCCAAGGACAAGCCGCACCAAGTGTCCCTGCCCACGATGATCTACTTCTACAGCCCACTGAGCCGCCTGACCACCAAGATGGCTCTCCTCCGGCTGAAGCTCCTCTGGGACTGGGACTTCTCCGAGCAGAAGTTCATTGAGAATTCGCGCCAGGCAGCCGCCGTTTTCACGGACTTCGTGAGGCGTCGCCGCAACCGGAATGTGGAACGATGCAGTACGCCCATGGGCTTCAAGCAGATCAAGCACGATCTGCTGGATGATCCGCCCGACTGGCGGCTCAAGATGATGCGCTTCGAGAAGGAGCACTTCCGGCGGGCCATTCCGCTCAAggtgcagctgctgcggcaCTACGATCATCGCTTCGCCTTTCTGGACGTGGTCTTTGTGGCTCTGCGGAGATCCAACGACTTCCGGTCACCGGCGGAACTCAGTGAGATGACGGAGCTGCTGAAGGAGTATGTAGATCCCGCCCAGTTGAGGGTGCCGCATCCCCTGATCTTCGCCGAGGTGTTCATGCGCTTCCGGCGCGACTATTCCGTGGAAACCACGAAAATGGGCAATGTGCGGGACAACAATCGCTGCATGGGCCAGTGGCTCGTCTCCACGTACAAGGTGGTGCGCTTCGACATTCTCAACCAGCACCCGCTGTTCGACATTCCCGAGTTCCAGGAGTGGATGCCACCGGTGCTGCCCAGGATGGGTCGCAGCTTTGAATAG